In Spirosoma aureum, a single genomic region encodes these proteins:
- a CDS encoding epoxide hydrolase family protein — protein sequence MELQPFTINIPQLTLDDLRERLIRTRWPDEVDDSNWDYGTNRAYLQELVHYWHDVFDWREQEAMLNQFHQFKTTIEGFGIHFIHERGKGPNPIPILLTHGWPDSFLRMYKLIPLLTDPEKYGGRAEDSFDVVVPSIPGYGFSDRPREKGFTSGRVAELFTRLMTDSLAYSRFGAHGGDWGSSITEQLAFAHPDSLIGIHLTDIPYHHLFTVKPDELTPEEQEYLKAGQTWQMSEGAYALIQSTKPQTLAYGLNDSPAGLLAWIIEKFQRWSDSDGVLERKFTKEELLTNATIYWVTETINSSIRLYYEAQHQPPYSTTERTEVPTGVALFPKDLIPPPRAFADRFFNVQRWTMMPKGGHFAALEEPELLAKDIQSFFRPLRASA from the coding sequence ATGGAACTACAGCCTTTCACGATCAATATTCCACAGCTAACGCTGGACGATCTGCGTGAACGTCTGATCCGGACACGCTGGCCCGACGAAGTTGACGATTCCAACTGGGATTATGGTACTAATCGGGCTTATCTTCAGGAACTGGTACACTACTGGCATGATGTTTTCGACTGGCGTGAGCAGGAAGCTATGCTAAACCAGTTTCACCAGTTTAAGACAACGATCGAAGGTTTTGGGATTCATTTCATTCATGAACGGGGAAAAGGCCCGAACCCCATCCCTATTCTGCTGACCCATGGCTGGCCGGATTCGTTTCTTCGGATGTATAAACTCATTCCGTTGCTGACCGATCCGGAAAAATACGGTGGGCGAGCCGAAGATTCCTTTGATGTTGTGGTACCTTCGATTCCTGGGTATGGGTTTTCGGATCGGCCCCGCGAAAAAGGGTTCACATCGGGGCGGGTAGCCGAACTGTTTACGCGGTTGATGACCGACAGTCTCGCTTATAGCCGATTTGGCGCTCATGGTGGCGACTGGGGCAGCAGCATTACAGAGCAGCTTGCCTTTGCTCATCCGGATTCCCTGATCGGTATTCACCTGACGGATATTCCTTACCATCATCTATTTACTGTAAAGCCTGATGAATTGACACCTGAAGAACAGGAGTACCTGAAAGCCGGTCAGACCTGGCAAATGAGTGAGGGGGCTTATGCGCTCATTCAGTCGACAAAGCCGCAGACACTTGCCTATGGACTGAATGATTCGCCCGCTGGACTGCTGGCGTGGATTATTGAAAAGTTTCAGCGGTGGAGTGATTCGGATGGTGTGTTAGAACGCAAGTTCACGAAAGAGGAATTACTGACAAATGCAACGATCTATTGGGTGACAGAAACGATCAATTCATCGATTCGACTCTACTATGAAGCCCAGCATCAACCCCCTTACTCGACAACCGAACGAACGGAGGTGCCAACCGGTGTTGCCCTTTTTCCTAAAGACCTGATTCCGCCCCCGAGAGCCTTTGCTGATCGATTTTTTAACGTACAGCGCTGGACGATGATGCCCAAAGGCGGCCATTTTGCTGCGCTGGAAGAACCCGAATTGCTGGCTAAAGATATTCAGAGTTTTTTTCGACCACTTCGGGCATCTGCCTAA
- a CDS encoding YciE/YciF ferroxidase family protein, whose amino-acid sequence MASLADKIGSFFSGNDSSADEGLRDLFISELKRVYYSEKRSLHALGDQADASTTNEVRSAFLQHQEESRNQVERLEEIFKIIGIKTEDHISHAIDGLISDAHQVVSETEQGSLTRDAALIIAAQKIEHYEIAIYGSLLTLANVLDFTQSAELLAQTLEEEKATDHKLTTLAESFVNTRSREEEEKHPGSHHASRHPIHGTDADVTLGGPLGV is encoded by the coding sequence ATGGCATCGTTGGCAGATAAAATAGGAAGTTTTTTCAGTGGTAATGACTCTTCGGCCGACGAAGGGTTACGCGATCTGTTTATCAGCGAACTCAAGCGTGTTTATTATTCAGAAAAGCGTTCGCTCCACGCCCTTGGCGATCAGGCTGACGCCAGTACGACCAATGAGGTACGTTCGGCTTTTCTGCAACATCAGGAAGAAAGCCGTAATCAGGTGGAACGTCTGGAAGAGATATTCAAAATAATTGGCATAAAGACCGAGGATCATATATCACATGCTATTGACGGGCTGATTAGTGATGCCCATCAGGTCGTTTCGGAAACGGAACAGGGCTCTTTGACGCGCGATGCGGCTCTGATCATTGCCGCGCAGAAAATCGAGCATTACGAAATTGCCATTTATGGATCGCTCCTGACACTGGCCAATGTGCTTGATTTTACTCAGTCGGCGGAACTACTGGCCCAAACACTCGAAGAAGAGAAAGCAACCGATCATAAATTAACGACCCTGGCCGAATCATTCGTGAACACCCGTTCCAGAGAGGAAGAAGAAAAACATCCGGGTAGCCATCATGCCAGCCGTCATCCGATTCATGGCACAGATGCAGACGTAACGCTGGGTGGACCCTTGGGGGTTTAA